The sequence below is a genomic window from Gymnogyps californianus isolate 813 chromosome 11, ASM1813914v2, whole genome shotgun sequence.
CTCTGGGGTCTCTGGTAGGACAGAGGAGCCAGCTCAGGCGCTTTCTCGAGATGGGGACAGAGGCTGGGGCAGGTGACGTCCCTCCGGCCCTGCTCCCATCAAGATCTacaagaagacaaaacaaaatcccaggATTTGGGGAATGCACTTAGgaagacatttcaaaatcttATTTCGAAGGTGGGGGGGGGTTCTTTCGAAACTCAGCTTCGTTCTTCCCCGGAAGAACAAGGAAATTCAATACGAACACCCCAAAAGGGAGCGAGACACCAACCCCCAGCTCCACCGCGGGCcaaatccagcttttttttttgatgctcGCAGAGAAAACACGgatgaaagggaggaaaaaaggaattaaaccGCTCGGGTCTGCCCCCCCATctcccgccgctccccgggACCCCCCGCCCCAGGGCCCgggccgccgccccgcggggaAGTGGCATGGGCCCcgaggggagcggggaggcggtggctccccggccccggggtGGGACAGAGAGAGGGCGGGCCCGCGGAGCCGACCCGGGGAAGAACCGGAGCGGCCCCGGTGCGGGGGCAGACACCGACACCGCGGCGCGCAGGGTGCGGGCGGTGCTTAAATAGGCGAGGAGAGGGGCGGGGCTTGCCGAGGGGGCGGGGCTTGCCGAGGGGGCGGGGCTTGccgaggggcggggcgggggagaggTCCCCTccagcggggcgggggggggctgtCACTTGTCCCCTTCCAGGAGGGTCCCCCCAAACGCAGGCTCTCGAAGGAGTTGGGGTCCTTCCCTGGCTGAGCCGGAGCCTCCCGCTCCCTGCTCTgcgcccccccccgccaggAGCGGTGGCCAGAGATcgggggacacagctgggactcCTCTAGGGCGAGGGGACTGTCCCCCGTGTCACCCATGAGCGGGGCAGCTCCCAAAACTGAGGCCCAGCGAGGACTGAATCTCGGGTGGAGACGTGGGGGACCtccctgggagctgggggggctCCGGCACCCCCATGGCCACGTGCCAGGGACGGATGCTCCCTCCCTGGCAGGGCACCCAGCCCAGGCATGTCCCCGGGGTGCCATCGCAGAGGGAGCAGCACGGACACGGTTTGTCCTTCCCAGGCTTTATTCGGCTCTCGCCCCACGCTCACGCCGAGGCACGGGCACACCTCCTGCGCCCCACGCTGACGGCCAGCACTGCGCCAGCCAGCCCCACGCTGGCCGCCACGCAGATCAGCCCTGTCCCCACGCCGGGCATGGCCGTCACCCCACCTGCAAAACCAAGGGGGGCTGTTAGCGCTCGTCACCGGGGCCGTGCCGTGGGGCCGCAGCCGGCGGGGACTCACCCTgacctccctcctgctgctctcccacagCGCCCGGGTCCCTCGAGAGGAGCACGGGGCCGATGACCACGTCGGCTTCAGCCTCTTTCCCTAGGGAGGAAGGAGCGATGAGGCGGGCTCATCCCGCAACCCCGGGGTGTCCCCTCCGTCCCCGCGGGGACCTTACCGTTGGCATCGTGGCGGCGGAAGCGGCGGCCGGGCCATCGCTCCAGGGGTTGAGCCGCCGGGAGAGCGCGGGGGACTCGCAGTTGCCCGTCTCGCAGCAGCTGCAGATGTCCCGGGTGCCTTCTACGGGTGCCCAGCTGTAGCAGGGTGGGAGCATCGTCACCGGAGCCACCCCCCGGCACCCACGGAGCATTCGTGCCCCCCAAGTCTGGGTCCGTGACGCATCCCCGTGCCACGCTGGGGCTGCGGGATGCTGGTGGGGACCTGCCCAGACATGTCCCATCCCAGCGCCGCAGCTACTCACGTGTTTCTGGCTTTGTTGAAGGAGCAAGCCTTGTTCAGGGGGTCCGGGGCTTGGTCCGCTGGGGTCACCTTCAGGTGGCAGGTGATGTAGATCTGTGGGGAGGGCAAGGGAGAGAGGTGGGGACCCGCTGGTGGGGGACACCGGCTTGGTttggggctggcgggggggacacacacgcAGCCTTACCAGGTTCCGGGCGTCCCCCGCGAACCTGAACACGTCGATCCTGAAGCGCAGCATGTcctcccggggccggggggtgATGAAGGCAGAGCTGGTGTCATCCAACCTTCCATCAACCAGGCACCTGGggtgggacggggagggggTCAGCATCCCGGCgggtgtcccccccccaccccagcgcTGCTGCCAGCGGGTCCCCAGGACTCACCCGTTGAAGTCGATGATGGCGTAGTGGGGTGAGGAATCGGTGCCGGGGCTCAGGGCGGCCACGCAGCTGTCCACGAACAACCGCAGCGGCACATGGCTCTCGGTGCCCACCTCTGCTTGGATGTTGAGGACGTCGCCCAGTTGGAAACCAGTGAAAGGTCTCTCGGCGCTCCAGTCCTCTGCAAGGCAGCGCCAGGGTGACAAAGGGGGGGTGGCTCCGGCTGTCCCCGAGCTCCCGTGGGACCAGAGCCGAGGCTCAGCCCAAAAGTCCTGGTGTTTGCCATGGGGTAGGTTGGCTTCCCCAGTGGGATGCTGGGTCCCCGAGCTCCCCTGCACTGGGAAAAGGGTAGAAAATCCCCGTCCACAGGTCGGGATGGCTTCCCACTTACCGTTCATGAGGCGCAGGGAGAACACCAGCCTCTCCTCCGCCGACAGCGTGGAGCTGAAGGGAGCCCAGGTGGGCCGGATGGCGTTGCTGCTCACGTTCTCCCTCCTGGGCAGGGACCACCGTGCATCGGGATACGGCCCCGTGCTGGTCCCTGGGGACCGGCGTGGGGGGTACCGAGGACGGGGAGGCCTCACCTGGGGTAGTGGCACTCGATGGGGATGACGGCGGGGTTGCTGCGGATGATGACGGGGTTGCTGGCGGGGCTGGGGTCGTAGTTGAGGAGCGTACGGTAGATGAGGGAATCTGGTGTGATCTGGGCAGAAAAGAGGTCAGAAGCTGGCCACCCCACCTCCCACCATCACCGAGCCATGTAGCTGTCCTTTTCCAACTGGGAAATGCTGGGGAAATacaaagaaagggggaaaaagccaGGGAAAAGGGATGGAGAAGGAGCCCCGCTCCATTCTCAGCAAGTTAAACTTCCTAATGGGCCAAAACACGAGTGAAATGGGTCTGACGTGGGGGCTTTGCGCTATCGGTGTGTCTCTGGCTGAAAGGGCAAagcagctttggggaaaaatgccCCAGTTTGGGGGAAATACCCACTCGTCCTTCCCCTAGGGTGTTCCTCCATGGTGCTCTGCATCCGGCACCCAGAGCTCCCCCAGCATCATGGGGGGTGCCCAGTGCATGGTCCCGCAgcctggagctgctccaggggGTGAGAGGGGATGCCAGGCGGGATCCTGGGACTGGGGGAAGCACTGCGGGGAGAAGGTCTTACCTGCACGATGCTGCCGCACTCATGGAGGCCGGCGGTGAAGGTGACGGTGTTGTGGGCAGGGTTCAGCGAGGAATGCTTGCACGCTGCCGGCCCCAGCGTCAGGTCGGCCGCGTTGACCAGGCGGCCGGTGCCGAAGAGGTCCCTGTGCACCGTCACCACCAGCTGAGCCTCCTGGCACTGCACCGTCACCGGCTGCTGGCTGGAGATGGCTCGAGATTGGGGGTCCTCCACCCAAGACCAGGCATGGGGGTCTGCTCGCGCCCCCCGGCTCGCCGGGTTACCCCAGGAGAAATCCCAGGGTGGGTAGGCAGCCACCTCACCCGCCGCCCAGCAGAGAAGAGCGAGGATCAAGCCGCTTTCGGGTCCCATCCCTCCTTCTTCCAGCAAACCCCGGCACAGAGCCGggggctgctcctccagcctttaTATCCTCCCCGGGAGCAGGAGCCGTCCGCCCCTGGGCTCCCATTTGGGGACCAATGGCACCCAAAGGCCAGCCCTCGTGGGCGCGGGGAGAGGGAAGGCACGACCGAGTCATTTCCGGGGTGCCGGGACCCCCTGTTCCCGGGCTGCCCAAGGCGAGAGAAAACATCCTCGTCAGCCTCTTTGGGGAAGTTGTTTATAAAACTCAGCAGAAGCCGGAGACGGGGAGACTGGTACAAAGTGACTTGTTTAGGTTATAAGGTGATAAGGGGCTTTTCAAGGCTGCTGGGGAGGTGACAGGAGTGGGGAGAGCAGGGTCCATGATCCCAATGCGGGTGCTTCCCATCCCCTCCGCGGGGACCATCCCTGCCCGGCGCCATCGGCCCCCCTGGGACTTTGGTTTTCCGCTCGGATGCTGatgtgctgggggggggggggggctgggggcccacgtgctcacagctccagcccAAACAGGGGCTTTACGCTTCCCCCTGCTCCTCAGCGGGGTCGGGACCGGGATGTTCGGTCAGCGGGAGCTGATGGAGAGCCCTCACCACTGACACGAGCGCGGCCGTTCTCAGCCAGGGCCGAACAACCCCCATTTCAGCCTCGGCAGTGAGGTCAttagctgcagagctgcaacctttcttttttatctctgctgcccttccccagctctttgggttgtggtttttttgttgccttCAAGGAAACGGGCTGGGGGTAGAAGAAGC
It includes:
- the LOC127020638 gene encoding LOW QUALITY PROTEIN: zona pellucida sperm-binding protein 3-like (The sequence of the model RefSeq protein was modified relative to this genomic sequence to represent the inferred CDS: inserted 1 base in 1 codon) produces the protein MGPESGLILALLCWAAGEVAAYPPWDFSWGNPASRGARADPHAWSWVEDPQSRAISSQQPVTVQCQEAQLVVTVHRDLFGTGRLVNAADLTLGPAACKHSSLNPAHNTVTFTAGLHECGSIVQITPDSLIYRTLLNYDPSPASNPVIIRSNPAVIPIECHYPRRENVSSNAIRPTWAPFSSTLSAEERLVFSLRLMNEDWSAERPFTGFQLGDVLNIQAEVGTESHVPLRLFVDSCVAALSPGTDSSPHYAIIDFNGCLVDGRLDDTSSAFITPRPREDMLRFRIDVFRFAGDARNLIYITCHLKVTPADQAPDPLNKACSFNKARNTWAPVEGTRDICSCCETGNCESPALSRRLNPXERWPGRRFRRHDANGKEAEADVVIGPVLLSRDPGAVGEQQEGGQGGVTAMPGVGTGLICVAASVGLAGAVLAVSVGRRRCARASA